A single window of [Clostridium] hylemonae DSM 15053 DNA harbors:
- the sigE gene encoding RNA polymerase sporulation sigma factor SigE yields the protein MVIKVAVPHQFKLKVIPDFRTLLFPDKKDIHYIGGSEILPAPLEAEEESAVINDLGSEYDEKAKKVLIEHNLRLVVYIAKKFDNTGVGVEDLISIGTIGLIKAINTFNPEKNIKLATYASRCIENEILMYLRRNNKTKMEVSIDEPLNVDWDGNELLLSDILGTEEDTIYKDLENEVEQKLLLKAISRLSGRERTIIQMRFGLGTPDGEEKTQKEVADMLGISQSYISRLEKKIMQRLRREMVKYS from the coding sequence ATGGTTATCAAAGTAGCAGTACCGCATCAATTTAAACTAAAAGTAATTCCAGACTTTCGGACACTGCTTTTTCCGGATAAAAAAGACATTCACTATATTGGGGGTTCTGAGATACTTCCCGCGCCGCTTGAGGCCGAAGAAGAAAGTGCCGTTATCAATGACCTTGGTTCCGAATACGATGAAAAGGCTAAAAAAGTGCTTATCGAGCACAATCTGCGCCTGGTAGTCTACATAGCAAAGAAATTCGACAATACAGGCGTCGGCGTGGAGGACTTAATTTCTATCGGTACGATTGGATTAATAAAAGCAATTAATACGTTTAACCCTGAGAAGAATATAAAGCTTGCAACTTATGCGTCACGGTGTATAGAAAATGAGATACTCATGTATCTTAGAAGAAACAATAAGACGAAAATGGAAGTGTCTATCGATGAACCACTGAATGTGGATTGGGACGGAAATGAACTTCTTCTCTCAGATATTCTGGGAACAGAAGAAGATACCATATATAAAGATCTGGAAAATGAAGTAGAACAGAAGCTGCTGCTTAAGGCTATCAGCAGACTGTCGGGGAGAGAGCGGACGATCATACAGATGCGCTTCGGACTCGGCACTCCTGACGGGGAGGAAAAGACACAGAAAGAAGTTGCGGATATGCTCGGCATATCGCAGTCATACATATCCAGGCTGGAGAAAAAAATCATGCAGAGGCTCCGGCGGGAAATGGTAAAGTATTCATAG
- a CDS encoding MBL fold metallo-hydrolase RNA specificity domain-containing protein — MKLTFIGADHEVTGSCHLIEACGKNILVDCGMEQGPDLYDNQEIPVTPADIDYVLLTHAHIDHSGKIPMLCKQGFKGDIISTFATADLCNIMLRDSAHIQEFEAEWRNRKAKRSGAEPYEPLYKMEHAEAAIKLLSPCDYNERITLCEGIDVRFTDVGHLLGSAAIEIWITENDAQKKIVFSGDIGNLNQPIIKDPQTIKEADYVVIESTYGNRTHGVETPDYVGEFTRILRETFEKGGNLVVPSFAVGRTQELLYFIREIKERNLLPEYPNFEVYVDSPLAIEATNVFNKNVWSCFDEDALALVNKGVNPLVFRGLKTTITSDESRMINFDDRPKVILSASGMCEAGRIRHHLKHNLWRKECTVCFVGYQAVGTLGRKLIEGAESVKLFGEPVEVNARIEVLKGISGHADMNGLLAWMKGFETVPSQVFVVHGDDQVTDEFARTITDTFGCPALAPYSGGCVDLSTGEVLTIGVREPKKAAEKPARVRAEAAFNRLVAAAKRLLEVVYKNEGLANKELAKFETQIQNLAEKWDRD; from the coding sequence ATGAAGCTTACTTTTATTGGAGCAGACCATGAAGTTACGGGAAGCTGTCACCTGATTGAAGCCTGCGGAAAGAATATTCTCGTTGACTGTGGTATGGAGCAGGGACCGGATCTGTATGACAACCAGGAGATACCGGTCACCCCGGCGGACATAGATTATGTTCTGCTCACGCATGCGCATATCGATCATTCCGGCAAGATACCAATGCTCTGCAAACAGGGATTTAAAGGGGATATCATATCGACGTTTGCCACTGCTGACCTGTGCAACATCATGCTGCGTGACTCCGCGCATATACAGGAGTTTGAGGCGGAATGGCGCAACAGGAAAGCAAAGCGCAGCGGAGCGGAGCCGTACGAGCCGCTGTACAAGATGGAGCACGCGGAAGCGGCAATCAAGCTGCTCTCCCCCTGTGACTATAACGAGAGGATAACATTATGTGAAGGTATCGATGTCCGGTTTACGGATGTCGGCCATCTGCTCGGCTCTGCGGCCATAGAAATATGGATCACAGAGAACGATGCGCAGAAAAAGATCGTGTTTTCCGGCGACATCGGCAATCTGAACCAGCCCATCATCAAGGACCCTCAGACAATAAAAGAAGCAGATTATGTTGTGATAGAATCTACATACGGAAACCGGACACACGGCGTGGAGACACCGGATTACGTCGGCGAATTTACGAGGATACTCAGAGAGACCTTTGAAAAAGGCGGTAATCTCGTAGTACCTTCATTCGCCGTAGGCCGTACACAGGAGCTTCTTTATTTTATAAGAGAGATCAAAGAGCGGAATCTGCTGCCGGAATATCCAAATTTTGAAGTGTATGTAGACAGCCCCCTTGCCATTGAAGCCACAAATGTATTCAATAAGAATGTCTGGTCCTGTTTTGACGAAGATGCGCTGGCGCTCGTAAATAAAGGCGTGAACCCGCTTGTGTTCAGAGGACTGAAGACAACGATCACGAGTGATGAGTCCAGAATGATCAACTTTGACGACCGGCCGAAGGTGATATTATCTGCATCCGGCATGTGTGAGGCCGGAAGGATCCGCCATCATCTGAAGCACAATCTGTGGAGGAAGGAGTGTACCGTCTGCTTTGTCGGCTATCAGGCTGTGGGTACGCTCGGCAGAAAACTGATTGAAGGCGCGGAGAGCGTAAAGCTGTTCGGTGAGCCTGTGGAAGTCAACGCGAGGATCGAAGTGCTCAAAGGGATCAGCGGACACGCGGATATGAACGGCCTTCTGGCATGGATGAAGGGCTTCGAGACCGTGCCGTCACAGGTGTTTGTCGTGCATGGGGATGACCAGGTGACGGACGAATTTGCCCGGACGATCACCGATACATTCGGATGCCCTGCGCTTGCGCCGTATTCCGGCGGATGTGTGGACCTTTCAACGGGAGAGGTGCTTACCATCGGCGTGCGGGAACCAAAAAAAGCAGCGGAGAAACCGGCCAGAGTCAGGGCGGAAGCTGCGTTCAACAGGCTCGTTGCCGCCGCAAAACGGCTGCTTGAGGTCGTGTATAAAAATGAAGGGCTTGCGAATAAAGAGCTGGCCAAATTCGAGACGCAGATACAGAATCTGGCGGAGAAGTGGGACAGAGATTAG
- the ftsZ gene encoding cell division protein FtsZ has translation MLEIKTNESEAAAKIIVVGVGGGGNNAVNRMIDEQIAGVEFIAINTDKQALQLCKAPTLMQIGDKITKGLGAGAKPEVGEKAAEESSEEISAALKGADMVFVTCGMGGGTGTGATPVVARIAKEQGALTVGVVTKPFRFESKTRMNNALSGIEKLKESVDTLIVIPNDKLLEVVDRRTTMPEALKKADEVLQQGIQGITDLINVPSLINLDFADVQTVMTDKGIAHIGIGQGRGDDKALEAVKQAVASPLLETTIAGASHVIINVSGDITLMDASDAAEYVQDLAGEDANIIFGAMYDDSRADEATITVIATGLHNVGGSASKLKARLENQRPGAVPQQGAQAYERPAAASGAQKPSSQKLDLGMAPTRGGGTTTAPRKPAGGTTPSLDTPRTPTSKVKEQSIKIPDFFKR, from the coding sequence TTGCTAGAAATTAAGACGAATGAATCAGAAGCAGCGGCAAAGATTATTGTTGTTGGAGTCGGCGGAGGCGGTAATAACGCGGTAAACCGAATGATTGACGAACAGATTGCCGGTGTTGAATTTATTGCTATTAATACAGATAAACAGGCACTCCAGTTATGTAAGGCACCTACGCTCATGCAGATCGGGGACAAGATCACGAAAGGTCTCGGCGCGGGGGCAAAACCGGAAGTTGGTGAGAAAGCGGCAGAAGAGAGTTCGGAAGAGATATCTGCAGCGCTGAAAGGTGCTGACATGGTATTTGTGACGTGCGGCATGGGAGGCGGTACCGGAACAGGCGCCACGCCTGTTGTAGCGCGTATAGCGAAGGAGCAGGGAGCGCTGACGGTCGGTGTTGTCACAAAGCCGTTCCGCTTTGAGTCAAAGACGCGTATGAACAATGCCCTCTCCGGTATTGAGAAGTTAAAAGAAAGTGTTGATACATTGATCGTCATTCCAAATGACAAGCTGCTGGAGGTTGTGGACAGACGCACAACCATGCCGGAGGCGCTCAAAAAGGCGGATGAAGTTCTGCAGCAGGGTATTCAGGGTATCACAGACCTCATTAACGTACCTTCACTTATCAATCTTGACTTTGCCGACGTACAGACAGTAATGACGGACAAGGGGATCGCGCATATCGGTATCGGACAAGGCCGCGGCGACGACAAAGCGCTCGAGGCTGTTAAGCAGGCGGTTGCGAGTCCGCTGCTCGAGACAACGATCGCGGGCGCGTCTCACGTTATCATTAATGTATCCGGTGACATTACACTTATGGATGCTTCTGACGCGGCAGAATATGTTCAGGATCTGGCCGGGGAAGATGCAAATATTATCTTTGGTGCTATGTATGATGATTCCAGGGCAGATGAAGCGACGATCACAGTGATCGCCACAGGTCTACATAACGTAGGCGGCAGCGCTTCAAAGCTGAAAGCAAGGCTGGAGAATCAGAGGCCGGGAGCGGTACCTCAGCAGGGGGCGCAGGCATATGAGCGGCCTGCTGCAGCGTCAGGCGCGCAGAAGCCGTCATCCCAGAAGCTGGATCTTGGCATGGCTCCTACAAGAGGCGGCGGCACGACAACGGCGCCGAGAAAGCCGGCAGGAGGGACAACTCCTTCTCTTGATACACCGAGAACTCCGACGAGTAAGGTTAAGGAACAGTCCATCAAGATACCGGATTTCTTTAAGCGGTAG
- a CDS encoding sigma-E processing peptidase SpoIIGA: MYYELYIDVFFLVNFMMDFILLQITRRILRCSATHGRVCLGAAAGALLTCAVVMIPIPYAFIKFILFHGLVNIVMLKAGLKISWDRTFVKAYVVLYISGILVGGVFEYLRQYMKVGSLFFALAVVSYFAVLGIWNFLSYLSRLREYRCEAVLYKDEKVLRVEAVIDTGNSLKDAVTGKPVSIVDESVVKTLTDAGLPEGIRYIPYHSVGKEAGVMPVITLDKMCVCQKSEKWIDRPLIGICEGQVASDGAYRMILNPDIL; encoded by the coding sequence GTGTATTATGAGTTATACATAGACGTATTTTTTCTGGTGAATTTCATGATGGACTTCATACTCCTGCAGATCACCCGCAGAATACTGAGATGTTCTGCCACGCATGGAAGAGTCTGCCTGGGTGCGGCTGCCGGAGCGCTGTTGACCTGTGCCGTCGTGATGATCCCCATACCGTATGCGTTTATAAAATTCATACTGTTCCACGGTCTTGTCAATATTGTAATGCTTAAGGCAGGACTGAAAATCAGCTGGGACAGGACATTTGTGAAAGCTTATGTCGTGCTCTATATCAGCGGAATCCTCGTCGGCGGAGTATTTGAATATCTGCGTCAGTATATGAAGGTCGGCAGCCTTTTTTTCGCCCTTGCGGTCGTGAGTTATTTTGCAGTGCTCGGAATCTGGAACTTTCTGTCTTATCTGTCAAGACTGAGAGAGTACAGGTGTGAAGCGGTTCTCTATAAGGATGAAAAAGTCCTGAGAGTGGAAGCCGTGATCGACACGGGCAACAGCCTGAAAGATGCAGTGACAGGCAAGCCGGTCAGCATTGTGGATGAAAGTGTTGTTAAGACACTGACCGATGCCGGACTGCCGGAGGGGATCCGGTATATTCCGTACCATTCCGTCGGAAAAGAGGCAGGAGTTATGCCAGTCATTACGCTGGATAAGATGTGCGTGTGCCAGAAGAGCGAAAAGTGGATCGACAGACCCCTTATCGGTATCTGTGAGGGACAGGTGGCATCGGATGGAGCATACAGGATGATATTAAATCCTGATATATTATAG
- the mraY gene encoding phospho-N-acetylmuramoyl-pentapeptide-transferase — MDYRVFLPVLIAFALSVVMGPVIIPILRRLKMGQTEREDGVKSHLKKAGTPTMGGVIILVSVVVTSVFYLKNYPKIIPILFVTLGFGLIGFLDDYLKVVMKRSDGLYPKQKFALQILVTAVLAFYLVRFTNIPLTMLIPFSGGHYLDIGWLAIPLMFVAVLGTVNGANFTDGLDGLASSVTVLIATFFTVVAIGTKSGIEPITCAVVGALLGFLLFNVYPASVFMGDTGSLALGGFVASTAYMLQMPIFLIIVAFIYMAEILSVMIQVTYFKKTGGKRIFKMAPIHHHFELCGWSETKVVAVFSIITALLCLVALMAM; from the coding sequence ATGGATTATAGAGTTTTTCTTCCGGTATTGATTGCATTTGCACTTAGTGTAGTTATGGGGCCGGTGATTATTCCGATTTTAAGAAGACTTAAGATGGGGCAGACAGAGAGGGAAGACGGTGTGAAGTCTCACCTGAAGAAGGCGGGCACGCCGACGATGGGCGGAGTCATCATACTGGTGAGCGTTGTGGTCACTTCAGTGTTTTATCTGAAGAACTATCCGAAGATCATACCGATATTGTTCGTTACCCTTGGTTTCGGCCTTATCGGTTTTCTGGATGATTATCTGAAAGTTGTAATGAAGCGTTCCGACGGCCTGTACCCGAAGCAGAAATTCGCGCTGCAGATACTGGTGACAGCTGTGCTGGCGTTTTACCTCGTGCGTTTTACGAATATACCCCTGACGATGCTTATACCTTTCTCAGGCGGCCATTACCTTGACATCGGCTGGCTTGCGATACCGCTCATGTTTGTGGCCGTGCTCGGTACAGTCAACGGGGCCAACTTTACGGACGGTCTGGACGGTCTTGCATCGAGTGTAACAGTTCTGATCGCCACATTCTTTACCGTGGTGGCTATCGGGACGAAGAGCGGCATAGAACCGATCACATGCGCTGTCGTGGGCGCGCTGCTCGGTTTCCTGCTCTTTAACGTCTATCCGGCCAGCGTGTTCATGGGGGATACAGGCTCACTGGCTCTGGGAGGATTTGTGGCGTCCACCGCCTATATGCTCCAGATGCCGATCTTTCTGATCATCGTCGCATTTATATACATGGCGGAGATACTGTCCGTTATGATACAGGTTACTTATTTTAAGAAGACCGGCGGAAAGCGTATCTTTAAGATGGCGCCGATCCATCATCATTTTGAACTGTGCGGATGGTCGGAAACGAAAGTTGTGGCAGTATTTTCTATCATTACGGCGCTTCTCTGTCTCGTTGCGCTGATGGCTATGTAG
- the murD gene encoding UDP-N-acetylmuramoyl-L-alanine--D-glutamate ligase — MEVTNKKVLVFGSGLSGTGAVGLLTEHGADVVLYDGNENLDKAELAGRIGGSAVQIVLGTFPEELLQTLDLVVLSPGVPTDLPIVRQMFERGIEVIGEVELAYAFGKGDVLAVTGTNGKTTTTSLLGEIMKNYKEEVYVVGNIGNPYTVAAGKMSEHAVAVAEMSSFQLESIVSFRPAVSALLNITPDHLNRHHTMEAYIEAKKNIARNQTEEDWCILNYEDEVTREFGKNVRAQVLYFSSRRKLERGIYLDDGRIIYRNPEEICICHVDELQLPGTHNHENIMAAAAMAAVYGVPVDKIRESVKAFKGVEHRIEFVTEKNGVVYYNDSKGTNPDAAIKGIQAMNRKTVLIGGGYDKDSSYTEWIESFDGKVRKLILLGATKEKIAKDAESCGFHDYVFADTFEEAVLMSAEIAGPGEAVLLSPACASWDMFPNYETRGDKFKEIVNSL; from the coding sequence ATGGAAGTTACAAATAAGAAGGTGCTCGTATTCGGTTCCGGATTGAGCGGAACAGGCGCTGTGGGACTTTTGACAGAACACGGTGCGGACGTAGTGCTGTATGACGGAAATGAGAATCTCGATAAAGCGGAACTGGCCGGCCGTATCGGCGGCAGCGCTGTTCAGATCGTACTCGGCACGTTCCCGGAAGAGCTGCTCCAGACACTGGACCTTGTCGTACTGAGCCCGGGTGTGCCGACGGATCTGCCCATCGTCCGGCAGATGTTTGAGCGGGGGATAGAAGTCATCGGTGAGGTCGAGCTTGCGTATGCGTTCGGAAAAGGTGACGTGCTGGCCGTCACCGGAACAAACGGCAAGACGACGACCACATCCCTGCTCGGGGAGATCATGAAGAATTATAAGGAAGAAGTGTATGTCGTGGGCAACATCGGCAATCCGTATACCGTTGCCGCAGGGAAGATGTCGGAGCATGCCGTCGCGGTGGCCGAGATGAGCAGCTTTCAGCTGGAGAGCATCGTAAGCTTCCGGCCGGCCGTCAGCGCCCTGCTCAACATAACCCCGGACCATCTGAACCGTCACCATACGATGGAGGCTTACATTGAGGCGAAGAAAAATATTGCCAGAAATCAGACAGAAGAAGACTGGTGTATTTTAAATTATGAAGATGAAGTGACAAGAGAATTCGGAAAGAATGTGAGGGCACAGGTTCTATATTTCAGCAGCCGGCGTAAACTAGAAAGAGGCATCTATCTGGATGACGGCAGGATCATTTACAGGAATCCTGAGGAAATATGCATCTGCCATGTGGATGAACTTCAGCTTCCCGGCACGCACAACCATGAAAATATCATGGCGGCAGCTGCCATGGCAGCCGTGTACGGCGTCCCGGTGGACAAAATCCGTGAGAGCGTCAAGGCGTTCAAAGGTGTGGAGCACAGGATCGAATTTGTGACTGAGAAAAACGGAGTCGTTTATTACAATGATTCGAAAGGGACGAACCCGGATGCCGCGATCAAGGGGATCCAGGCAATGAACCGCAAAACGGTGCTTATCGGCGGAGGATATGACAAGGATTCCTCCTACACCGAATGGATAGAAAGCTTTGACGGAAAGGTCAGAAAACTGATCCTTCTTGGCGCCACAAAGGAAAAGATAGCAAAAGATGCAGAAAGCTGTGGCTTTCATGATTATGTGTTTGCGGATACATTTGAGGAGGCGGTGCTTATGTCGGCAGAGATCGCCGGCCCCGGAGAAGCGGTGCTTCTGTCGCCGGCCTGCGCAAGCTGGGATATGTTCCCGAACTATGAGACACGTGGAGATAAGTTTAAAGAAATTGTAAATTCCTTATAA
- the sigG gene encoding RNA polymerase sporulation sigma factor SigG has translation MAQGKVEICGVNTAKLPILKEEEKEALFARIKAGDEEAKEEYIKGNLRLVLSVIKRFGGSNENPDDLFQIGCIGLIKAINNFNTELDVKFSTYAVPMIIGEIRRYMRDNNSIRVSRSLRDTAYKAIYAKENYVKRNLKEPTVQEIAEEIGISKEDIVFALDAIQVPMSLQEPVYNDGGDALYVMDQISDTKNKEEKWVEDLSLEAAMEHLGERERYIIKLRFFEGKTQMEVAEEINISQAQVSRLEKNALRVMKQYLEN, from the coding sequence ATGGCTCAGGGAAAAGTTGAAATATGTGGTGTGAATACGGCAAAGCTTCCCATCCTGAAAGAAGAGGAGAAGGAAGCTTTGTTTGCGCGTATAAAAGCAGGAGACGAGGAAGCGAAGGAAGAGTATATCAAAGGGAATCTGAGGCTCGTGCTCAGTGTGATAAAGCGTTTCGGCGGCAGCAATGAGAATCCTGACGACCTCTTTCAGATAGGCTGTATTGGACTGATCAAGGCGATCAATAATTTTAATACAGAGCTTGACGTCAAATTTTCGACCTATGCAGTGCCGATGATCATCGGTGAGATCAGGCGTTATATGAGGGATAACAATTCAATACGCGTCAGCCGTTCGCTTCGTGACACTGCTTACAAAGCAATATATGCGAAAGAGAATTATGTAAAAAGAAACCTGAAAGAGCCTACGGTACAGGAGATCGCAGAGGAAATAGGCATTTCCAAAGAAGATATCGTATTTGCGCTCGATGCCATACAGGTGCCCATGAGCCTGCAGGAACCTGTGTACAACGACGGCGGCGACGCTCTGTACGTCATGGACCAGATAAGCGACACGAAGAACAAGGAAGAAAAATGGGTGGAAGATCTGTCGCTGGAAGCTGCCATGGAACATCTCGGAGAGCGGGAGCGGTATATCATAAAACTTCGTTTTTTTGAAGGCAAGACGCAGATGGAAGTGGCGGAAGAGATCAACATTTCCCAGGCGCAGGTAAGCAGGCTGGAGAAGAATGCACTGCGCGTCATGAAGCAGTATCTGGAGAACTGA
- a CDS encoding cell division protein FtsQ/DivIB, producing the protein MGRNEYQEEEAARPKKKKKKSHKVYAFMVLVMGIAIIALAVLILFYVQKIEVEGNEYCKDKEIINTVQNDRFSINSLYILGKYALGRGGQLPCLDSMKVSMKTPWIVKVKVKEKPIVGYIYAGNEYAYFDKEGMIVYKGADFIEGLPCIEGIETGDISLYGTIESKDKSIFEEMLVTSQQVKKYKIAPDKIVCKDDRIYLYKGTIRISLGNSVSSEQIAQIPPILEKLEGKEGTLHLENYSEGNTTITFNAEEIQEEN; encoded by the coding sequence ATGGGAAGAAATGAGTATCAGGAGGAAGAGGCGGCGAGACCGAAAAAGAAGAAGAAAAAGAGCCACAAGGTCTACGCGTTTATGGTTCTCGTCATGGGTATCGCCATAATAGCGCTTGCCGTTCTGATTCTTTTCTATGTACAAAAGATAGAGGTGGAGGGGAATGAATACTGTAAGGATAAGGAGATCATAAATACGGTACAAAATGACAGGTTCTCCATAAACTCACTGTACATACTTGGAAAATATGCACTTGGCCGCGGCGGGCAGCTTCCGTGTCTCGACAGCATGAAAGTGAGCATGAAGACACCGTGGATCGTGAAGGTCAAAGTGAAAGAAAAACCGATCGTAGGTTATATTTATGCGGGAAACGAATACGCATATTTTGATAAAGAAGGAATGATCGTATATAAAGGCGCGGACTTTATCGAAGGCCTTCCGTGCATCGAAGGGATCGAGACCGGTGACATCAGTCTGTACGGAACGATAGAAAGTAAAGATAAAAGTATCTTTGAAGAGATGCTCGTTACGTCGCAGCAGGTGAAAAAATACAAGATCGCTCCGGATAAGATCGTATGTAAAGATGACAGAATATATCTGTACAAAGGTACGATAAGAATTTCACTCGGAAACAGTGTCTCTTCGGAACAGATAGCCCAGATTCCGCCGATCCTCGAGAAACTTGAGGGGAAAGAAGGAACACTCCATCTGGAAAACTATTCGGAAGGAAATACTACAATTACGTTCAACGCAGAAGAAATTCAGGAAGAAAATTAA
- a CDS encoding FtsW/RodA/SpoVE family cell cycle protein: MLAALLLLVLIGLVILYSTSAYNGDVKFHDSFYYLKKQAFATVLGVAGMFFVANMDYHVWKHVAVLGYFTALLLSVAVIFVGDEYNGSKRWLSLGPFSFQPSEFAKVAVILFLAHIITKNVKSMGKMRTMIKVMVLILPIVGLVGASNLSTAIIILGIGVILVFVASPKYSQFILMGALGVGFMTIFLALESYRLERLAIWRNPEAFEKGYQTLQGLYAIGSGGLFGRGLGESVQKLGFVPEAQNDMIFSIVCEELGLFGAGFILILFLILIWRFFVIATHAKDLFGALIAAGAMGHMMIQVILNIAVVTNTIPNTGITLPFISYGGTSVVFLLLEMGLVLSVSSLIE, translated from the coding sequence ATGCTGGCAGCCTTGCTGCTGCTCGTTCTTATCGGCCTGGTGATATTATACAGTACCAGTGCATATAACGGAGATGTGAAATTTCATGATTCGTTTTATTATCTGAAAAAGCAGGCGTTCGCCACAGTGCTTGGAGTTGCCGGAATGTTCTTTGTCGCCAATATGGACTATCATGTGTGGAAACATGTGGCTGTGCTCGGATATTTTACGGCACTTCTTTTGTCAGTCGCGGTAATCTTTGTCGGTGATGAGTATAACGGGTCCAAAAGATGGTTATCTTTGGGGCCTTTTTCTTTTCAGCCGTCGGAATTTGCCAAAGTGGCGGTCATATTGTTCCTTGCGCACATCATTACAAAGAATGTCAAAAGTATGGGCAAGATGAGAACGATGATAAAAGTTATGGTCCTCATACTGCCGATCGTCGGCCTCGTGGGCGCGAGCAACTTAAGTACGGCTATCATCATTCTCGGGATCGGCGTTATTCTCGTATTTGTGGCAAGCCCCAAATACAGCCAGTTCATACTGATGGGCGCGCTGGGAGTCGGCTTTATGACCATTTTTCTGGCGCTTGAGAGTTATCGTCTTGAGCGGCTTGCGATCTGGCGGAATCCGGAGGCCTTTGAGAAAGGATATCAGACGCTGCAGGGACTGTACGCCATCGGTTCAGGAGGACTGTTCGGCAGAGGCCTCGGAGAGAGTGTGCAGAAGCTCGGATTTGTGCCGGAGGCTCAAAATGACATGATATTTTCTATTGTGTGTGAAGAGCTCGGGTTGTTTGGGGCAGGATTCATCCTGATCTTGTTCCTCATCTTGATCTGGCGTTTTTTTGTCATTGCAACCCACGCAAAAGATCTGTTCGGAGCGCTGATCGCTGCCGGCGCCATGGGGCACATGATGATACAGGTCATCCTGAACATAGCGGTTGTTACGAATACCATCCCGAATACGGGGATCACACTGCCGTTTATCAGCTACGGGGGCACGTCGGTTGTGTTTCTGCTGCTGGAAATGGGGCTTGTGCTCAGTGTATCTTCTCTGATAGAATGA